One region of Ornithorhynchus anatinus isolate Pmale09 chromosome X5, mOrnAna1.pri.v4, whole genome shotgun sequence genomic DNA includes:
- the ORNANAV1R3211 gene encoding vomeronasal 1 receptor ornAnaV1R3211 (The RefSeq protein has 1 substitution compared to this genomic sequence) — MFWCDLFWGVFFLSHTGIGVLGNSIFFIMNVNGFLSQPHRKKAPDLILIQQTLANTAALLTQGVPEMMVALGMRNILDFNGCHIIMYINRVSRGLSICTTCLLSVFQAITISPSTSRWARLKPRAPDYILPSFLFFWILNLLLYIEILLSSLHTENVTIAGRVYLSKYCSMLFRNNYTIMILTLTATTLRDLFFVGLMIWASSYMVMVLHQHRKRVQHIHSTSLYPTSSVETKAIQTILLLVTSFFCFYSINCGITLYLGFVKRYNPHLSSTSSFLSICYPTLCPYVLISRDPQFQEVCPRRRESPFLPWTAKNNTKSPNLPFSSL; from the coding sequence gagttttcttcctctctcacactGGCATCGGGGTCTTGGGGAACTCAATATTCTTCATAATGAATGTCAACGGCTTCCTTTCTCAGCCCCATCGGAAGAAGGCCCCAGACCTGATTCTCATCCAACAGACTCTGGCCAATACAGCGGCACTTCTCACTCAAGGTGTTCCAGAGATGATGGTGGCCTTGGGGATGAGGAATATTCTAGACTTTAACGGGTGCCACATAATCATGTACATTAACTGAGTCTCCCGAGGCCTTTCCATCTGCACCACGTGTCTCCTGAGTGtattccaggccatcaccatcagtcccagcacctcccGCTGGGCCCGGCTCAAACCCAGAGCCCCCGACtacatcctcccttccttcctcttcttctggatcCTCAACTTGTTGCTCTACATTGAAATACTTTTATCCTCTCTACACACTGAAAATGTTACGATCGCAGGACGTGTATATCTTTCAAAATACTGTTCTATGTTATTCAGGAATAATTATACAATTATGATTTTAACTTTAACTGCCACAACCCTCCGAGATCTCTTCTTTGTGGGCCTCATGATCTGGGCCAGTAGTTACATGGTGATGGTGCTACATCAACACAGGAAGCGAGTCCAGCACATCCACAGCACCAGCCTCTACCCCACGTCCTCTGTGGAGACCAAGGCAATCCAGACTATTCTGCTCCTTGTCACCAGCTTCTTTTGCTTTTATTCAATCAACTGTGGCATCACTCTCTACTTGGGTTTTGTGAAGAGATAcaatccccatctctcaagcacatcatcctttctgtctatctgctaccccaccctctgcccttatGTGCTCATCAGTAGGGATCCCCAGTTCCAAGAAGTATGcccaagaaggagggaaagcccTTTCCTCCCATGGACTGCTAAAAACAACACAAAATCACCcaatcttcccttttcctccctttag